The following coding sequences are from one Mytilus trossulus isolate FHL-02 chromosome 8, PNRI_Mtr1.1.1.hap1, whole genome shotgun sequence window:
- the LOC134681329 gene encoding replication protein A 70 kDa DNA-binding subunit-like produces MAPDLTSGAIEAIVGGNTFDRPVLQIISSKKITAAGSSADRYRLLLSDGLHSYSHAMLATQLNNLMESGEMDNLAVVQVDKYLCNTIQGDRRVLILLDLNVLAKGSDVGVRLGNPQQFKPGEARNENAAQPNGQPVAQAQSPVKKEQSNTSNGPTSAYNSRPPQNTGSNFKQGNTAPASNYSIKAAPGTPGTPGSTRVHSIASLTPYQNRWRIRARVTQKSGIRTWSNSRGEGRLFSVNLLDESGEIKATGFNEAIDKYYDMLEVNKVYFVGKGTLKTANKQYSNINNDYEMTFNNDTTVELCTEDVDLPTVKFEFVKINELESKAPGNNIDLIGVIRSCGDVGTVIGKASQKEITKREVQLCDQSGMVVNLTLWGNDAQTFDGSGCPVLAVKGAKLSDYGGRSASVLASSQMLINPDIKEAHILRGWYDRDGQSSEFQTYRNEGGGAGGGGSSTNWKCFSEIKADNNIGQGDKADYFTSKGTVIFLRKENCMYRACPKEACNKKLIDQGNGMFRCEKCNHEVPNFKWRMILSANLADFSDNQWVTCFQESAELILGKSADELGDLKDSNEAAYDQAFQDAMFKSYIFRLRAKIETYNDESRLKTICVNATPVDWAEQSRRLIEDIEKLQAS; encoded by the exons ATGGCACCAGATCTAACATCGGGTGCTATTGAG GCTATAGTTGGTGGAAACACATTTGATAGACCTGTCTTGCAGATTATT AGCTCAAAGAAGATAACAGCAGCAGGATCCAGTGCAGATAGATACAGGCTCCTTCTATCAGATGGACTACACAGTTATTCAC ATGCCATGTTGGCCACACAACTGAACAACTTAATGGAGTCGGGGGAGATGGACAACTTAGCAGTGGTACAAGTTGacaaatatttatgtaatacaATCCAGGGAGACAG ACGTGTTTTGATACTCCTAGATCTCAATGTTTTAGCCAAAGGTAGTGATGTAGGAGTGAGGCTAGGAAACCCTCAGCAGTTTAAACCTGGGGAAGCAAGAAACGAAA ATGCAGCACAACCCAATGGACAGCCTGTAGCACAAGCACAGTCCCCTGTTAAAAAAGAACAATCAAATACATCAAATG GACCCACTTCAGCCTACAATAGTAGACCTCCACAGAACACAGGCTCTAACTTCAAACAAG GTAATACTGCACCAGCCAGTAACTATTCAATTAAGGCAGCCCCTGGAACACCAGGAACACCTGGCAGTACAAGAGTCCATTCCATCGCCAGTCTTACACCATACCAAAACAG ATGGCGTATCAGAGCTAGGGTAACACAGAAATCTGGAATCAGAACATGGAGTAATTCACGAGGAGAAGGAAGACTGTTTAGTGTTAATTTATTGGACGAGTCTGGAGAAATCAAAGCTACCGGGTTTAATGAGGCTATTGATAAATACTATGACATGTTAGAAGTCAACAAG gtttattttgttggcaaaggaactTTGAAGACAGCAAACAAACAGTAcagtaatataaataatgattatgAAATGACATTTAATAATGATACAACGGTGGAGCTGTGTACAGAAGATGTTGATTTACCGACAgtcaaatttgaatttgtaaaaattaacgaATTAGAGAGTAAAGCACCTGGCAATAATATTG ATCTGATTGGAGTTATAAGATCTTGTGGGGATGTTGGTACTGTGATTGGTAAGGCCAGTCAGAAGGAGATTACTAAAAGAGAGGTCCAACTTTGTGATCAATCAGGCATGGTTGTTAACTTGACATTGTGGGGAAATGAT GCCCAGACTTTTGATGGCTCTGGTTGTCCAGTATTAGCAGTAAAAGGAGCAAAGCTGTCAGATTACGGTG GACGTTCAGCATCAGTGTTGGCATCAAGTCAAATGTTGATAAACCCAGACATCAAAGAAGCTCACATATTACGAGGATGGTATGATCGTGACGGACAGTCGTCAGAGTTCCAGACTTACCGTAATGAAGGTGGTGGAGCAGGAGGGGGAG GTTCCTCTACAAACTGGAAATGTTTCAGTGAAATTAAGGCTGACAACAATATTGGCCAAGGAGATAAGGCTGATTATTTCACCAGTAAAGGAACAGTCATATTCTTACGTAAAGAGAATTGTATGTATAGG GCTTGCCCCAAAGAAGCTTGTAATAAGAAACTCATTGACCAAGGAAATGGTATGTTTAGATGTGAAAAATGTAATCATGAAGTGCCAAACTTTAAATGGAGGATGATTCTATCT GCAAATCTGGCCGACTTCTCTGACAACCAATGGGTGACTTGTTTCCAGGAATCAGCAGAACTTATACTAGGAAAATCAGCCGATGAGTTAGGGGATCTGAAAGATTCA AATGAGGCAGCATATGATCAGGCATTTCAAGATGCAATGTTCAAATCCTATATCTTCCGATTGCGAGCAAAGATTGAAACATATAAT gATGAAAGCAGACTAAAGACAATATGTGTTAATGCTACTCCTGTGGACTGGGCGGAACAAAGCAGGCGATTGATAGAAGATATTGAGAAACTACAGGCATCGTGA